A part of Legionella sainthelensi genomic DNA contains:
- a CDS encoding NAD-dependent malic enzyme, translating to MGKLTQETQYLEDGSIKTKLTGYDLLNNSRLNKGTAFTNSERDLFALHGLLPPQVSTLEDQQKRRHAGLLELPTPLEKYSFLRDLQDNNETLFYSLMVHNIEEMLPIVYTPTVGEGCQKFSEIFRKARGLFLSYPNKDLIEKIISHPRYDLIKCIVVSDGERILGLGDQGAGGMGIPIGKMALYTALAGIPPQYCLPILLDVGTDNEERLADPLYVGWKHHRIRGAEYDEFVDAFVSAVKRRWPNVLLQWEDFAGANATRLLGRYRNQLCTFNDDIQGTAAMATGTLLSAINVTGIPLKDQKIVFLGFGGTGHGIAQLIHAALKDGGLSDQEASKRIYAVDRYGLLVEGGKGLSPEQELFARKRSEVEEWQVSNPMEIDLLDVVRNVKPTALIGVSTQKGAFTEEVVRTMAKYTERPVIFPLSNPTWHSEAVPQDLFNWTDGRALVGTGSPFEPVTFKGKKFLIDQTNNSYIFPGLALGIISSQAKRVSDGMIKAAALALAGCSPARNDKTANLLPPLANLRSISLDVARAVGTQAILENLAGIKESELEKELAANIWEPVYKLYTLAG from the coding sequence ATGGGTAAATTAACTCAAGAAACACAATACTTAGAAGATGGAAGCATCAAAACTAAATTAACAGGTTATGATCTTCTGAATAACTCTCGGTTAAACAAAGGGACTGCATTTACAAATAGTGAAAGAGATCTATTTGCGTTACACGGTTTATTACCACCCCAAGTGAGTACGTTGGAAGACCAACAAAAAAGACGTCATGCAGGGTTGCTCGAATTGCCGACTCCCTTAGAGAAATATAGTTTTTTGCGTGATCTTCAAGATAATAACGAAACATTGTTTTATTCCTTGATGGTTCACAATATTGAAGAAATGCTGCCTATTGTCTATACCCCAACTGTTGGAGAGGGTTGTCAAAAATTCAGTGAGATTTTTCGTAAAGCGCGGGGGCTTTTTCTAAGTTATCCTAATAAAGATCTGATCGAGAAAATTATCTCTCATCCACGTTATGATTTAATTAAATGTATCGTCGTAAGCGATGGTGAACGCATTCTTGGTCTTGGTGATCAGGGGGCTGGTGGTATGGGGATTCCCATTGGTAAAATGGCCCTTTATACGGCATTGGCTGGTATTCCTCCACAATATTGTTTACCGATTCTTTTGGATGTAGGTACAGATAATGAAGAAAGATTGGCAGATCCTCTCTACGTGGGTTGGAAGCACCATCGTATTCGTGGGGCTGAATATGATGAGTTTGTTGATGCATTTGTTTCTGCGGTTAAACGTCGTTGGCCCAATGTACTTTTGCAGTGGGAAGATTTTGCTGGAGCAAACGCAACTCGTTTGCTGGGACGTTATCGTAATCAACTTTGTACCTTTAATGATGATATCCAGGGTACTGCTGCTATGGCAACAGGCACTCTTCTTTCAGCAATTAATGTAACAGGGATTCCGTTAAAAGATCAGAAAATCGTTTTTCTCGGTTTTGGAGGAACAGGTCATGGTATCGCCCAATTGATTCATGCCGCTTTAAAAGATGGAGGTTTGAGCGATCAAGAGGCGAGCAAACGGATCTATGCCGTAGACCGATATGGCTTACTTGTGGAAGGGGGAAAGGGATTAAGTCCGGAGCAGGAGTTATTTGCGCGTAAGCGTTCTGAGGTAGAAGAGTGGCAAGTTAGTAACCCCATGGAAATAGATTTGCTTGATGTTGTTCGCAATGTAAAACCTACAGCACTCATAGGTGTTTCCACCCAGAAAGGTGCTTTTACTGAAGAAGTAGTCCGAACGATGGCAAAATATACAGAACGCCCGGTGATTTTTCCTCTCTCCAATCCTACATGGCATAGTGAGGCAGTGCCACAAGATCTATTTAATTGGACGGATGGTCGTGCATTGGTAGGAACTGGGAGTCCTTTCGAACCGGTGACCTTTAAGGGAAAAAAGTTTCTTATTGATCAAACAAATAACTCATATATTTTTCCAGGTTTAGCTTTAGGTATTATTTCTTCTCAAGCAAAAAGAGTCTCTGATGGGATGATTAAAGCGGCTGCGCTCGCTCTTGCCGGTTGCTCACCAGCAAGGAATGATAAGACGGCAAATCTGTTACCTCCCTTAGCGAATCTTCGGTCAATCAGCCTTGATGTGGCAAGAGCTGTGGGGACGCAGGCAATATTGGAAAATCTTGCGGGGATTAAGGAATCTGAATTAGAAAAGGAGCTTGCTGCTAATATTTGGGAGCCAGTTTATAAACTGTACACGCTTGCAGGGTAA
- a CDS encoding glutathione S-transferase family protein, with amino-acid sequence MIILYSYPELFGVPDNNPFGLKVDTFLRLTKIDYQHEHIINTQNAPRKQLPYIEDNGTIIADSNVILNYLSQKYISLDKNLTEKQRNTHFLITRMLDNHLYWVMSYSRWQDEQFWPLFKTAFLTQLPELSESTLETVRKYNIEKYYYQGIGRYSKEEIYHSGIDDLQSIDFLLQNNLYLFGDKIHSVDACCYAFLANILYFKIETPLKNFILQTPLKDYIERIRNLLGY; translated from the coding sequence ATGATCATTTTATATTCTTATCCGGAGCTTTTTGGTGTTCCTGACAATAATCCTTTCGGTCTAAAAGTCGATACTTTTCTTAGATTAACTAAAATAGATTATCAGCACGAGCACATCATTAATACCCAAAATGCACCAAGAAAACAATTACCATACATCGAAGATAATGGAACAATTATTGCTGACAGTAACGTTATTCTTAATTATCTTTCCCAAAAATACATTAGCTTAGATAAAAATTTAACTGAAAAACAAAGGAACACTCATTTTTTAATCACTAGAATGTTAGATAATCATTTGTATTGGGTTATGTCTTATTCTCGCTGGCAAGATGAACAATTTTGGCCTTTATTCAAAACGGCATTTTTAACTCAATTACCTGAATTATCAGAATCAACACTTGAAACAGTAAGGAAATACAATATTGAAAAATACTATTATCAGGGTATAGGGAGATATTCCAAAGAAGAAATATACCACTCTGGAATTGATGATTTACAATCAATTGATTTTCTTTTACAAAATAATCTGTATCTATTTGGAGACAAAATTCACTCTGTGGATGCTTGTTGTTATGCTTTTTTAGCCAATATTTTATATTTTAAAATTGAAACACCATTGAAGAATTTTATCCTACAAACACCACTGAAGGATTATATTGAGCGGATAAGAAACTTACTCGGTTATTAG
- a CDS encoding GntR family transcriptional regulator: MIRIREKQSKASIVLEKLRQDLVSGYYSPGQKLQMEQLKTRYNVGYSPLREALSRLVANGFVNLEELCGFSVPLLSLEELYDLYALRMELEARALELSMVHGDAFWEAEVISCWHRYAKYLDSQAVNPLDPIEWNEFQKEFTFTLIKACQSPWLLKIQDMLYDHSARYRFLCMGFHHNNKKVLAEFKQENEDLVAAVLARNKEQVIALSQIGWQNSLELMADRLRIKITEQINERK, encoded by the coding sequence ATGATACGTATTCGTGAAAAACAATCAAAAGCAAGCATCGTTTTAGAAAAACTTCGTCAAGATCTTGTGAGTGGTTATTATAGTCCAGGTCAAAAGCTGCAAATGGAGCAGTTAAAAACAAGATATAATGTGGGATACAGTCCGTTAAGAGAGGCATTATCTCGATTAGTTGCGAATGGGTTCGTTAATCTAGAAGAGTTATGCGGTTTTTCTGTTCCTCTGCTGTCTCTAGAAGAATTATATGATCTCTATGCTTTGAGAATGGAGCTTGAAGCTCGGGCCTTAGAATTGTCAATGGTGCATGGCGATGCATTCTGGGAAGCTGAAGTGATTTCTTGTTGGCATCGCTATGCCAAATATCTTGATTCTCAGGCAGTAAATCCATTGGATCCAATAGAATGGAATGAGTTTCAAAAAGAATTTACTTTTACTTTGATCAAAGCCTGCCAGTCTCCTTGGTTACTTAAAATTCAAGACATGCTTTATGACCATTCTGCTCGTTATCGTTTTTTATGTATGGGATTTCACCACAATAATAAAAAAGTACTGGCAGAATTTAAACAAGAAAATGAGGACCTCGTGGCTGCTGTTTTAGCGAGAAATAAGGAACAAGTCATTGCGCTTTCCCAAATTGGCTGGCAAAACTCGCTTGAGCTTATGGCAGATCGTTTAAGGATAAAAATTACGGAGCAAATCAATGAGCGAAAATAA
- a CDS encoding methionine--tRNA ligase, with protein MSENKKNYLLIPSVPTPNGRLHLGHIGGPFLSVDILARYLRTRGHCAWIISGTDSYESYAAGKAEEENKSPEEIGNYYHPLIAEDLKLMNIEVDQFINPLAVQWSFSYQEWHEKIFQQLLNNKSTSVLKENIPWNEENKRYLTGYWLHGNCPVCFNSTTSYFCENCGAHFRPEEIIQENNTPQKAVENIFLHLPHQVDLRSKGINEYIEMMFENYRMQQNNLFRLTTHCDWGLSDPTHTNHDRTLFSYGFIFAYFLMFGELSGKLMGINKNAFAHDADVVTICSFGIDNALPFLSSVLGISHGCPQYKSFDYYLVNYFYYLEGSKFSTSRQHMIGVEDAIHRKKLSSDIIRLYLSSLDVRHQTGNFVINDFVSYYNKTSDWIETFIIQGIEHLADVKSYFCDEYLKTQLYELFAIQANSLQPNCFLPHMAVHSIDDWLLLGKGLNQKSGNYFWWLKGLTVFIYPYMPELGQTLWGGLGYEDLPVMNDFFVPPTRSLQKFKLRIQHIHQEFRIFKEEANYEPNAS; from the coding sequence ATGAGCGAAAATAAGAAAAATTATCTACTTATTCCATCGGTGCCTACACCGAATGGGCGCTTACATTTAGGACATATTGGGGGCCCTTTTCTAAGTGTTGACATTCTTGCTCGATACCTACGTACTCGTGGACATTGTGCCTGGATAATTTCTGGTACTGATAGCTATGAATCTTATGCAGCCGGGAAAGCTGAAGAAGAGAATAAAAGCCCAGAAGAAATAGGAAACTACTATCATCCATTAATCGCAGAAGATCTAAAGTTAATGAATATCGAAGTAGACCAATTCATTAATCCTCTGGCAGTACAGTGGAGTTTTTCTTATCAAGAGTGGCATGAGAAGATTTTTCAACAACTTTTAAATAATAAGTCAACATCCGTATTAAAGGAAAATATCCCTTGGAATGAAGAGAACAAACGTTATTTGACAGGCTATTGGTTGCATGGAAACTGTCCTGTTTGTTTTAACAGCACCACAAGTTATTTTTGTGAAAATTGCGGCGCACATTTTCGTCCGGAAGAAATAATCCAAGAAAATAATACCCCACAAAAAGCGGTAGAAAATATTTTTTTACACCTTCCTCATCAAGTGGATTTGCGGTCCAAAGGAATAAATGAATATATAGAAATGATGTTCGAAAACTATAGAATGCAACAAAATAATTTGTTTCGTCTAACAACTCATTGCGATTGGGGATTATCTGATCCTACTCATACGAATCATGATAGGACATTATTTAGTTATGGTTTTATATTTGCTTATTTTTTAATGTTTGGAGAACTTTCCGGGAAGTTAATGGGCATCAATAAAAATGCATTTGCACATGATGCAGATGTAGTTACTATTTGTAGTTTTGGTATTGATAATGCTTTGCCATTTTTAAGTAGTGTATTGGGAATTAGTCACGGATGCCCGCAATATAAGTCTTTTGATTATTACCTTGTTAATTATTTTTACTATCTTGAAGGCAGCAAATTTTCAACAAGTCGGCAACATATGATAGGTGTTGAGGATGCAATCCATAGAAAAAAACTCTCTAGCGATATAATTCGACTTTATCTTTCCTCTTTAGATGTTCGTCATCAAACAGGTAATTTTGTGATCAATGATTTTGTTTCTTATTACAATAAAACCAGTGATTGGATTGAAACATTCATCATTCAGGGAATAGAGCACTTAGCTGATGTGAAATCCTACTTTTGTGATGAATATTTAAAAACACAACTTTATGAGTTATTCGCGATTCAAGCAAATTCATTACAACCGAATTGCTTTTTACCCCATATGGCAGTTCATTCTATTGATGATTGGCTCTTATTAGGTAAAGGATTGAATCAGAAATCAGGTAATTACTTTTGGTGGTTAAAAGGATTGACTGTATTTATCTATCCATACATGCCCGAGTTAGGACAAACACTTTGGGGTGGTTTAGGATATGAGGATTTACCGGTGATGAATGATTTTTTTGTTCCCCCAACTCGTTCTTTACAAAAATTTAAACTGAGAATCCAGCACATTCATCAAGAGTTTCGAATATTCAAGGAGGAAGCCAATTATGAACCAAACGCATCATAA
- a CDS encoding lysine N(6)-hydroxylase/L-ornithine N(5)-oxygenase family protein: MNQTHHNKISDLLGVGIGPFNLSVAALLSTTEAISSIFFDENEEFVWHPGMLFSHAEIQVSYLNDLVTLVDPTNPYSFIAYLAKHKRLYRFINAQFKNILRTEFSHYLNWVSNSLPNLFFKEQVEDISFNQSHFVMSTNRRTIRGKHLLLGNGLQAKIPTCVKNYMDKTVVHNKDFLLKPMHWQGKRVAIVGGGQSGAEIVHHILSQENQLPLELNWISRRSQLLPMDTSSFVNEFFTPNYMEYFFHLPKKEKTVLLQEQLLASDGISFHLLKAIYQKLYSLEFLENKGRFFNFWPRHELIHMNREADGHQLLLRDLSTMERKYIPADIVILCTGYQWSFPSYLSALADKIPLENGRFCVNQDFSILWDGPRQNRIYVQNSAAQSHGIAEPNLSVMAWRSAKIINSIAQLPIYDLENESTVLDWGRKLSHNHEEQKYVSMA, from the coding sequence ATGAACCAAACGCATCATAATAAAATTTCCGATTTACTTGGCGTGGGCATTGGTCCATTTAACTTAAGTGTTGCCGCGTTACTGTCCACAACGGAAGCGATTTCCAGTATTTTTTTTGATGAGAATGAAGAGTTTGTCTGGCATCCAGGAATGCTTTTTTCTCATGCAGAAATCCAAGTCAGTTATTTAAATGATCTCGTTACTCTGGTTGATCCTACTAACCCGTATTCGTTTATTGCTTATTTAGCCAAGCATAAAAGATTGTATCGTTTTATTAATGCCCAATTTAAAAATATATTAAGAACAGAGTTTAGCCACTATTTAAATTGGGTAAGTAATTCGTTACCTAACTTATTTTTTAAAGAACAGGTTGAAGATATTAGTTTTAATCAATCGCATTTCGTGATGAGTACGAACCGAAGAACGATCCGAGGCAAGCATCTTTTATTGGGTAATGGGTTACAGGCAAAAATCCCTACTTGCGTAAAGAATTATATGGATAAAACTGTAGTGCATAATAAAGATTTTTTATTAAAACCGATGCATTGGCAGGGTAAAAGGGTCGCTATTGTTGGAGGTGGACAAAGTGGTGCTGAAATAGTCCATCATATTTTGTCTCAAGAAAATCAGCTGCCATTGGAATTGAATTGGATTTCAAGGCGAAGTCAATTGTTACCCATGGACACATCCTCATTTGTAAATGAGTTTTTTACACCAAATTATATGGAGTATTTTTTTCATCTACCTAAGAAGGAAAAAACCGTTTTATTACAGGAACAACTACTTGCTAGTGATGGTATTTCTTTTCATTTATTAAAAGCGATTTATCAAAAACTGTATAGTTTAGAGTTTTTGGAAAATAAGGGGCGATTTTTTAATTTTTGGCCTCGACATGAATTAATCCATATGAATAGGGAAGCTGATGGGCATCAGCTGTTGTTGCGTGATCTATCTACCATGGAAAGAAAATATATTCCCGCAGACATTGTGATTCTCTGTACGGGTTATCAATGGAGTTTTCCTTCTTATCTTTCTGCCCTTGCTGACAAGATACCCTTAGAGAATGGAAGGTTTTGTGTCAATCAGGATTTTTCTATTCTCTGGGATGGCCCTAGACAAAATCGCATTTATGTCCAAAATTCTGCCGCTCAGTCTCATGGAATTGCTGAACCAAATTTAAGTGTTATGGCATGGAGAAGCGCAAAAATTATTAATAGCATTGCCCAATTACCCATTTATGATCTAGAAAACGAAAGTACTGTATTAGATTGGGGGCGAAAATTATCTCATAACCATGAGGAGCAAAAATATGTCTCAATGGCTTGA
- a CDS encoding cupin domain-containing protein, whose amino-acid sequence MSQWLDLKKSKGDLAMFFSNSKNIAPGVNVHPINFTLSRVPAPFHTTYFEVLSQCETPLDSHQENEIWIVLQGCGILNYEGSCHYISAHDIFYFAAFKKHQVKNPGNELLLICSIYW is encoded by the coding sequence ATGTCTCAATGGCTTGATTTAAAAAAAAGCAAAGGCGATCTGGCGATGTTTTTTTCAAATTCCAAAAACATAGCTCCTGGTGTCAATGTGCATCCTATTAATTTCACCTTATCTCGTGTGCCAGCTCCTTTTCATACTACTTATTTTGAGGTCTTAAGTCAGTGTGAAACGCCATTGGATTCGCATCAAGAAAATGAAATTTGGATCGTTTTACAAGGGTGTGGCATTTTAAATTATGAGGGATCGTGCCATTACATTAGTGCACATGATATTTTTTACTTTGCGGCGTTTAAAAAACATCAAGTGAAAAACCCTGGCAATGAGTTGCTTCTTATTTGCTCCATTTATTGGTAA
- a CDS encoding GNAT family N-acetyltransferase — translation MNQYTVRGLQSNDKRSWLRLWQEYLEFYHVFLLPAVTDNTLGKLLSNDGHMRCIVCCDAQDVPVGFLTLILHLSTWSIAPECYVHDLYVNPAHRNKGVAKMLMDELKQMSKFQKWSKIYWLTQISNNTAQNFYNKIGTSEPWIVYVMSESPVAI, via the coding sequence ATGAATCAATATACGGTTAGAGGATTACAATCTAATGATAAAAGGAGTTGGTTACGACTGTGGCAAGAATATTTAGAATTTTATCATGTGTTTTTGCTTCCTGCTGTAACGGATAATACCTTGGGTAAGCTGCTCTCAAATGATGGACATATGAGGTGTATTGTTTGCTGCGACGCCCAAGATGTTCCTGTAGGATTTCTGACATTAATACTCCATTTAAGTACCTGGAGTATCGCTCCAGAATGTTATGTACATGATTTATACGTTAACCCCGCTCATAGGAACAAAGGTGTGGCAAAAATGCTTATGGATGAATTAAAGCAAATGAGCAAGTTTCAAAAATGGAGTAAGATTTATTGGCTAACTCAGATTAGCAATAATACCGCGCAAAATTTTTACAATAAAATTGGAACGAGCGAACCTTGGATTGTCTATGTGATGTCAGAATCACCCGTGGCTATTTAG
- a CDS encoding IS4 family transposase, with product MNEISELKLILKQQLNWHKSRIDFFAQALVGLFICRTINFREIAVSMPSETEIDSRYKRIYRFFSGYTFDFTSIARWLFYLFFTNNEKLYISIDRTNWFFGKAKINIFMLSVCYEGIAIPLFWTLLNKAGNTTAKEQIALISRFINLFGKERIQGVLADREFTNKTLIGWLIEENIPFYLRIKGNMDICIRRKKFKTSAQLFSHLQPFQQQVFGMRVHLFGQPLYLAGSKNSREELLIVVTNQHPKNAIACYLRRWEIESLFQSLKGRGFRFEETHVTQIIRIEKIIAFLAIAFAWAHKVGEWRAIRKAIPIKKSESKNGLSIVSFDMDWILLEI from the coding sequence ATGAATGAAATCAGCGAGTTGAAGTTGATATTAAAGCAGCAATTAAATTGGCACAAGTCACGAATTGATTTTTTTGCTCAAGCATTAGTTGGCTTATTTATCTGTCGGACGATAAATTTCAGAGAAATTGCGGTAAGCATGCCATCTGAAACGGAGATTGATTCGCGCTATAAACGAATTTATCGTTTTTTTTCTGGTTATACATTTGATTTTACATCAATAGCGCGGTGGTTATTCTATTTGTTTTTTACAAATAACGAGAAACTGTATATTAGCATTGACCGAACGAATTGGTTTTTTGGTAAAGCGAAAATAAACATATTTATGCTTTCTGTCTGCTATGAAGGGATTGCTATCCCACTATTTTGGACTCTATTAAACAAAGCAGGCAACACGACAGCAAAGGAACAAATTGCTCTTATCTCGCGATTTATCAATCTCTTCGGCAAAGAACGTATACAAGGTGTTCTGGCTGATAGAGAATTTACTAATAAGACGCTCATTGGATGGCTGATTGAAGAGAATATTCCCTTTTATTTACGCATCAAAGGGAATATGGATATCTGTATTAGACGTAAAAAATTTAAAACCTCCGCCCAGCTATTTTCACATCTTCAGCCTTTTCAACAGCAGGTTTTTGGCATGAGAGTACATTTATTCGGACAACCGCTTTACTTGGCCGGGAGTAAAAATTCTCGGGAAGAGCTCTTGATTGTTGTAACAAACCAACATCCCAAAAATGCAATTGCATGTTATTTGCGCCGCTGGGAAATTGAATCTTTGTTTCAATCTTTAAAAGGACGTGGGTTTCGATTTGAGGAAACGCATGTGACTCAAATAATACGTATTGAAAAAATCATTGCCTTTCTTGCCATCGCCTTTGCATGGGCCCACAAAGTAGGTGAATGGCGAGCTATTAGAAAAGCCATTCCCATTAAAAAATCCGAAAGCAAAAACGGCCTCAGTATAGTTTCTTTCGATATGGATTGGATCTTATTAGAGATTTAA
- a CDS encoding alpha/beta hydrolase family protein: MHDIMKPALFNAQLIRSLGATTYQGAEIGECLAIASQIEPGNKESWYSHWIAFADKNYNLAERYRNQGLCFDAKLAFLRACTYYRTAFFFLEDEPTDPRIEHALQYSIQSFHQALEFFETPVEVVEIPFANAKLPGYLYLHESSSNHPRPILIDTGGGDGTKEECYGTATEALKRGFHCLTFEGPGQGSILRFNKIPFIPNWEQVIAAVVDFIISRPEIDPSKIFLIGRSFGGYLAARAVTQETRIAACIVDPGIFDASANLETKFNSFRTQFPDLKNASLEHALIHLMKSDDNLRFMLESRKWRFGAKTIEEMLHKTRAYTLKGLVEKIQCPMLVCDNTLEYITLGQAKKLYDQLQCKKEYILFDAKEGTGGHCEPLAPRLFSAKIYAWLNKL; the protein is encoded by the coding sequence ATGCATGATATCATGAAACCGGCTCTATTTAATGCTCAGTTAATCAGAAGCTTAGGAGCTACTACCTACCAAGGAGCGGAAATAGGAGAGTGTCTTGCCATAGCAAGTCAAATAGAACCTGGTAATAAAGAAAGCTGGTATTCACATTGGATTGCATTTGCTGACAAGAATTATAATCTGGCTGAAAGGTATCGTAACCAAGGACTTTGTTTTGACGCGAAATTGGCTTTTTTACGCGCTTGTACTTATTACCGAACCGCATTTTTTTTCCTAGAAGATGAGCCTACGGATCCCCGGATTGAACACGCATTACAATACAGCATTCAATCATTCCATCAGGCGCTTGAGTTTTTTGAAACCCCTGTAGAAGTAGTAGAAATTCCCTTTGCAAATGCTAAGTTGCCTGGTTATCTTTATCTGCATGAATCTTCTTCGAATCATCCCAGGCCCATTCTAATTGATACTGGAGGTGGGGATGGTACTAAAGAAGAATGCTATGGCACTGCTACTGAAGCATTAAAACGAGGATTTCATTGCTTAACTTTTGAAGGCCCTGGTCAAGGCAGTATATTGCGTTTCAATAAAATACCTTTTATTCCCAATTGGGAGCAAGTGATTGCTGCCGTTGTTGATTTTATTATCAGCCGCCCTGAAATCGATCCCAGTAAAATTTTCCTAATAGGTCGGAGCTTTGGTGGCTATCTCGCTGCGCGTGCAGTAACCCAAGAAACACGAATTGCCGCTTGTATTGTGGATCCAGGTATATTTGATGCGAGTGCTAATCTAGAAACAAAATTTAATTCGTTTAGGACACAATTTCCAGATTTAAAAAATGCTTCTTTAGAGCACGCTTTAATTCATCTTATGAAATCTGATGACAATTTACGATTCATGTTAGAAAGTAGGAAGTGGCGGTTTGGTGCTAAAACTATTGAGGAAATGCTCCATAAAACACGTGCCTACACATTAAAGGGCTTAGTTGAAAAGATTCAATGTCCCATGCTGGTTTGTGATAATACTTTAGAATACATCACCTTAGGACAGGCAAAAAAACTCTATGATCAGCTACAGTGTAAAAAAGAATATATTCTTTTTGATGCTAAAGAAGGGACAGGAGGTCATTGTGAACCACTCGCCCCGCGATTATTTAGCGCAAAAATCTATGCTTGGCTCAACAAATTGTAA